A stretch of the Xylocopa sonorina isolate GNS202 chromosome 12, iyXylSono1_principal, whole genome shotgun sequence genome encodes the following:
- the LOC143429625 gene encoding UPF0488 protein CG14286: MPPKPRTGNKKLPTARGIAKPLKVTEPGNSSAETTSGLTQEAEDRFELELCWCIQQLELCLATGKLPEKQAHDLTKNINILKSNNAPLIKKRQIMRSTLGNYREKMSLDEQKHGKSASSIKFVPRSNNDKKCTFFRKAASKSAGEQKHSESNTVAVNSNENSVDTDNTQAVFKFNFQIKD, translated from the exons ATGCCTCCAAAGCCCAGAACG GGTAATAAAAAATTGCCAACTGCCAGAGGAATCGCAAAACCGCTGAAAGTAACAGAACCAGGAAATTCTAGCGCAGAAACCACAAGCGGTTTGACTCAGGAAGCCGAGGATCGCTTCGAGTTAGAATTATGTTGGTGTATCCAGCAACTGGAATTGTGCCTGGCCACAGGCAAGCTTCCAGAGAAGCAAGCTCACGACTTGACCAAGAATATAAACATTTTGAAGAGCAATAACGCGCCACTAATAAAGAAGAGGCAAATAATGAGGAGCACGTTGGGCAATTACAGAGAGAAGATGAGTTTGGATGAACAGAAGCACGGGAAGAGTGCATCCTCTATCAAATTTGTGCCTCGTTCCAACAATGACAAGAAATGTACATTTTTCAGGAAAGCTGCCTCAAAGTCTGCAGGAGAACAGAAGCATTCGGAAAGCAACACGGTTGCCGTGAACTCTAATGAAAATTCTGTGGACACTGATAACACACAGGCTGTATTCAAGTTTAATTTTCAAATCAAGGACTGA
- the LOC143429743 gene encoding ribosomal protein S6 kinase alpha-5 isoform X2 — translation MENTMQPPLPPPPPPSEILANTSTEHTVTHVLTFVNLADSGGQRVDMTHFDLLKVLGTGAYGKVFLVRKRTGTDAGRLYAMKVLKKASIVQRKKTTEHTKTERQVLEAVRDSPFLVTLHYAFQTDAKLHLILDYVSGGELFTHLYQREHFTEDEVRIYIGEVILALEHLHKLGIIYRDIKLENILLDREGHIVLTDFGLSKEFLPHERDSNARAYSFCGTIEYMAPEVVRGGSAGHDIAVDWWSVGVLTYELLTGASPFTVEGEKNTQQDISRRILKTDPPIPSHLSPTVRDFILRLLVKDPRQRLGGGPRDAKELKEHPFFKKAPSPFNWDALEKREIPPPFVPRITHELDTSNFSDEFTKMIAADSPAVVPPNYDKIFRGYSYVAPSILFGDNVVSKDILKEATKANTETQRPSASDVLAARFEESTFFQTYELDFREEALGDGSFSVCRKCRHRQTLQEYAVKIVSRRIDCGREANLLRTCQGHPNIVKLIEVHQDRAHTYLVMELLSGGELLRRPRPFSEQQASRIMRQLASAVRFMHSRGVVHRDLKPENIVFAHEGEDSPVNIVDFGFARIKRGCEPLHTPCFTLPYAAPEVVARQGYDQSCDLWSLGAILYSMLSGKPPFRTGSPDLATRIRAGEIDFDSESWSHVSNFAKQVAKGLLTVDPSKRLTASGLVNHPWLSESSSFDMSTSFDASTMDGSNPAPEKPEGFRLREVDGARLAQRRKLHKRSTSSSVSSSASTTSSSPSVQHLRPPSAATNPATSASPAQPSAFDFGEDKVNEYLSSLSSSSDSNSPRITQQEPAKKRRKREEDEEAKSKRHRRHVVSNEMYKNRTGPVTRSRKRKLEEQTVNGDGLTTVQPCETSHVDLREIHRKQKAGKRPKRLASIVIE, via the exons TAAACCTGGCAGACAGCGGAGGCCAGAGGGTGGACATGACGCACTTCGACTTGCTGAAGGTCCTTGGAACCGGAG CTTACGGAAAGGTGTTCCTGGTGCGAAAGAGAACCGGCACCGACGCTGGCCGGCTCTACGCCATGAAAGTCTTGAAGAAAGCGTCCATCGTGCAGAGGAAGAAGACCACCGAGCACACCAAGACCGAGAGACAAGTTCTGGAGGCGGTGCGGGACAGTCCTTTTTTAGTTACGCTGCATTACGCTTTTCAGACGGACGCGAAGCTTCATTTGATATTAG ATTATGTCAGCGGCGGCGAGCTGTTTACGCATCTGTATCAACGGGAACACTTCACCGAGGACGAAGTGCGGATTTATATCGGCGAAGTTATTTTAGCGCTAGAGCATCTGCACAAA CTGGGTATAATTTACAGGGACATTAAGCTAGAGAACATTCTGTTGGACAGAGAGGGTCATATCGTGTTAACAGATTTCGGGCTGAGCAAAGAGTTCCTGCCGCACGAAAGGGACAGCAACGCCCGTGCCTACTCCTTTTGCGGAACTATCGAGTACATGGCACCGGAAGTGGTACGAGGGGGCTCAGCGGGGCACGATATT GCGGTGGACTGGTGGAGCGTGGGCGTGCTCACGTACGAGCTACTGACCGGCGCGTCACCTTTTACGGTCGAGGGCGAGAAGAACACGCAGCAGGACATCTCGCGCCGTATCCTGAAAACGGACCCGCCGATCCCCAGCCACCTCAGCCCGACCGTTCGAGACTTCATACTGCGACTGCTGGTGAAAGACCCGCGACAAAGGCTTGGCGGCGGTCCGAGGGACGCGAAAGAACTGAAAGAACATCCGTTCTTCAAGAAAGCCCCCTCGCCATTCAACTGGGATGCCCTGGAGAAACGCGAGATACCACCACCGTTCGTTCCTCGAATCACCCACGAGCTGGACACCAGCAACTTCTCGGACGAGTTCACAAAAATGATCGCAGCAGACAGCCCAGCCGTGGTCCCGCCTAATTACGACAAGATCTTCAGGGGTTACTCGTACGTCGCGCCGTCCATTCTGTTCGGCGACAACGTGGTCAGCAAGGATATCCTGAAAGAAGCGACGAAAGCGAACACGGAGACACAGAGACCGTCAGCGTCGGACGTGCTGGCGGCCAGGTTCGAGGAGTCGACGTTCTTCCAGACCTACGAGCTGGACTTTCGCGAGGAAGCCCTGGGCGACGGTAGTTTCTCGGTCTGCCGGAAGTGCAGGCACAGGCAAACGTTGCAAGAGTACGCGGTGAAGATAGTCAGTCGCAGGATCGACTGCGGTAGGGAGGCGAACCTGTTGAGGACCTGCCAGGGCCATCCGAACATCGTGAAACTGATCGAGGTCCACCAGGACCGAGCGCACACATACCTGGTGATGGAGTTATTGTCAGGCGGGGAGCTTCTGAGAAGGCCAAGGCCATTCAGCGAGCAACAGGCCAGCAGGATAATGCGGCAGCTCGCGTCTGCGGTGCGGTTCATGCACTCGAGAGGCGTGGTACATCGTGATTTAAAGCCAGAGAACATAGTGTTCGCTCACGAGGGCGAGGACTCGCCGGTGAACATCGTGGACTTTGGCTTCGCCAGGATAAAACGTGGCTGCGAGCCGTTGCACACACCCTGTTTCACCCTCCCGTACGCGGCTCCAGAGGTGGTCGCCAGGCAAGGTTACGATCAGAGTTGCGACCTTTGGAGTCTTGGCGCGATCCTTTACTCCATGCTGTCCGGGAAACCGCCGTTCAGAACAGGCTCGCCTGACCTCGCCACAAGGATCAGAGCTGGGGAGATCGATTTCGACAGCGAATCCTGGAGTCACGTGTCCAACTTCGCTAAACAAGTAGCCAAAGGCTTACTGACCGTGGACCCTAGCAAAAGACTGACAGCCAGTGGCCTGGTGAATCATCCGTGGCTCAGCGAGTCCAGTTCGTTCGACATGTCGACGTCGTTCGACGCGAGCACGATGGACGGCTCGAATCCAGCGCCAGAGAAGCCGGAAGGATTCAGATTGCGCGAGGTAGACGGCGCTAGGCTGGCCCAGCGCAGGAAGCTGCACAAACGCTCCACTTCCAGCTCCGTGTCGTCCTCCGCGTCCACCACTTCCTCCAGTCCTTCTGTGCAGCATTTGCGACCGCCCAGCGCCGCGACCAACCCAGCAACCTCCGCGTCACCAGCGCAGCCCAGCGCGTTCGACTTTGGGGAGGATAAAGTGAACGAGTACCTCAGCTCCTTGTCCTCGTCCTCAGATTCAAACTCGCCAAGGATCACGCAACAGGAGCCAGCGAAGAAACGGCGCAAACGAGAAGAGGACGAGGAGGCGAAGTCGAAGAGGCATAGGAGGCACGTGGTGTCCAATGAGATGTACAAGAACAGAACTGGACCGGTGACCAGATCCAGGAAAAGGAAGCTCGAAGAGCAGACTGTGAACGGGGACGGGTTGACGACGGTGCAGCCCTGCGAGACGAGTCACGTGGACTTGAGGGAGATCCACAGGAAACAGAAGGCGGGGAAACGGCCCAAGAGACTGGCCTCCATCGTCATAGAGTAG
- the LOC143429743 gene encoding ribosomal protein S6 kinase alpha-4 isoform X1: protein MLKNRGASKSAMKNPEHESGYFEDGSDVETNVEEAIIVEERKYTTTCYGLTKAIHELGVRDSTEPVPDRYENRSNRVNLADSGGQRVDMTHFDLLKVLGTGAYGKVFLVRKRTGTDAGRLYAMKVLKKASIVQRKKTTEHTKTERQVLEAVRDSPFLVTLHYAFQTDAKLHLILDYVSGGELFTHLYQREHFTEDEVRIYIGEVILALEHLHKLGIIYRDIKLENILLDREGHIVLTDFGLSKEFLPHERDSNARAYSFCGTIEYMAPEVVRGGSAGHDIAVDWWSVGVLTYELLTGASPFTVEGEKNTQQDISRRILKTDPPIPSHLSPTVRDFILRLLVKDPRQRLGGGPRDAKELKEHPFFKKAPSPFNWDALEKREIPPPFVPRITHELDTSNFSDEFTKMIAADSPAVVPPNYDKIFRGYSYVAPSILFGDNVVSKDILKEATKANTETQRPSASDVLAARFEESTFFQTYELDFREEALGDGSFSVCRKCRHRQTLQEYAVKIVSRRIDCGREANLLRTCQGHPNIVKLIEVHQDRAHTYLVMELLSGGELLRRPRPFSEQQASRIMRQLASAVRFMHSRGVVHRDLKPENIVFAHEGEDSPVNIVDFGFARIKRGCEPLHTPCFTLPYAAPEVVARQGYDQSCDLWSLGAILYSMLSGKPPFRTGSPDLATRIRAGEIDFDSESWSHVSNFAKQVAKGLLTVDPSKRLTASGLVNHPWLSESSSFDMSTSFDASTMDGSNPAPEKPEGFRLREVDGARLAQRRKLHKRSTSSSVSSSASTTSSSPSVQHLRPPSAATNPATSASPAQPSAFDFGEDKVNEYLSSLSSSSDSNSPRITQQEPAKKRRKREEDEEAKSKRHRRHVVSNEMYKNRTGPVTRSRKRKLEEQTVNGDGLTTVQPCETSHVDLREIHRKQKAGKRPKRLASIVIE, encoded by the exons TAAACCTGGCAGACAGCGGAGGCCAGAGGGTGGACATGACGCACTTCGACTTGCTGAAGGTCCTTGGAACCGGAG CTTACGGAAAGGTGTTCCTGGTGCGAAAGAGAACCGGCACCGACGCTGGCCGGCTCTACGCCATGAAAGTCTTGAAGAAAGCGTCCATCGTGCAGAGGAAGAAGACCACCGAGCACACCAAGACCGAGAGACAAGTTCTGGAGGCGGTGCGGGACAGTCCTTTTTTAGTTACGCTGCATTACGCTTTTCAGACGGACGCGAAGCTTCATTTGATATTAG ATTATGTCAGCGGCGGCGAGCTGTTTACGCATCTGTATCAACGGGAACACTTCACCGAGGACGAAGTGCGGATTTATATCGGCGAAGTTATTTTAGCGCTAGAGCATCTGCACAAA CTGGGTATAATTTACAGGGACATTAAGCTAGAGAACATTCTGTTGGACAGAGAGGGTCATATCGTGTTAACAGATTTCGGGCTGAGCAAAGAGTTCCTGCCGCACGAAAGGGACAGCAACGCCCGTGCCTACTCCTTTTGCGGAACTATCGAGTACATGGCACCGGAAGTGGTACGAGGGGGCTCAGCGGGGCACGATATT GCGGTGGACTGGTGGAGCGTGGGCGTGCTCACGTACGAGCTACTGACCGGCGCGTCACCTTTTACGGTCGAGGGCGAGAAGAACACGCAGCAGGACATCTCGCGCCGTATCCTGAAAACGGACCCGCCGATCCCCAGCCACCTCAGCCCGACCGTTCGAGACTTCATACTGCGACTGCTGGTGAAAGACCCGCGACAAAGGCTTGGCGGCGGTCCGAGGGACGCGAAAGAACTGAAAGAACATCCGTTCTTCAAGAAAGCCCCCTCGCCATTCAACTGGGATGCCCTGGAGAAACGCGAGATACCACCACCGTTCGTTCCTCGAATCACCCACGAGCTGGACACCAGCAACTTCTCGGACGAGTTCACAAAAATGATCGCAGCAGACAGCCCAGCCGTGGTCCCGCCTAATTACGACAAGATCTTCAGGGGTTACTCGTACGTCGCGCCGTCCATTCTGTTCGGCGACAACGTGGTCAGCAAGGATATCCTGAAAGAAGCGACGAAAGCGAACACGGAGACACAGAGACCGTCAGCGTCGGACGTGCTGGCGGCCAGGTTCGAGGAGTCGACGTTCTTCCAGACCTACGAGCTGGACTTTCGCGAGGAAGCCCTGGGCGACGGTAGTTTCTCGGTCTGCCGGAAGTGCAGGCACAGGCAAACGTTGCAAGAGTACGCGGTGAAGATAGTCAGTCGCAGGATCGACTGCGGTAGGGAGGCGAACCTGTTGAGGACCTGCCAGGGCCATCCGAACATCGTGAAACTGATCGAGGTCCACCAGGACCGAGCGCACACATACCTGGTGATGGAGTTATTGTCAGGCGGGGAGCTTCTGAGAAGGCCAAGGCCATTCAGCGAGCAACAGGCCAGCAGGATAATGCGGCAGCTCGCGTCTGCGGTGCGGTTCATGCACTCGAGAGGCGTGGTACATCGTGATTTAAAGCCAGAGAACATAGTGTTCGCTCACGAGGGCGAGGACTCGCCGGTGAACATCGTGGACTTTGGCTTCGCCAGGATAAAACGTGGCTGCGAGCCGTTGCACACACCCTGTTTCACCCTCCCGTACGCGGCTCCAGAGGTGGTCGCCAGGCAAGGTTACGATCAGAGTTGCGACCTTTGGAGTCTTGGCGCGATCCTTTACTCCATGCTGTCCGGGAAACCGCCGTTCAGAACAGGCTCGCCTGACCTCGCCACAAGGATCAGAGCTGGGGAGATCGATTTCGACAGCGAATCCTGGAGTCACGTGTCCAACTTCGCTAAACAAGTAGCCAAAGGCTTACTGACCGTGGACCCTAGCAAAAGACTGACAGCCAGTGGCCTGGTGAATCATCCGTGGCTCAGCGAGTCCAGTTCGTTCGACATGTCGACGTCGTTCGACGCGAGCACGATGGACGGCTCGAATCCAGCGCCAGAGAAGCCGGAAGGATTCAGATTGCGCGAGGTAGACGGCGCTAGGCTGGCCCAGCGCAGGAAGCTGCACAAACGCTCCACTTCCAGCTCCGTGTCGTCCTCCGCGTCCACCACTTCCTCCAGTCCTTCTGTGCAGCATTTGCGACCGCCCAGCGCCGCGACCAACCCAGCAACCTCCGCGTCACCAGCGCAGCCCAGCGCGTTCGACTTTGGGGAGGATAAAGTGAACGAGTACCTCAGCTCCTTGTCCTCGTCCTCAGATTCAAACTCGCCAAGGATCACGCAACAGGAGCCAGCGAAGAAACGGCGCAAACGAGAAGAGGACGAGGAGGCGAAGTCGAAGAGGCATAGGAGGCACGTGGTGTCCAATGAGATGTACAAGAACAGAACTGGACCGGTGACCAGATCCAGGAAAAGGAAGCTCGAAGAGCAGACTGTGAACGGGGACGGGTTGACGACGGTGCAGCCCTGCGAGACGAGTCACGTGGACTTGAGGGAGATCCACAGGAAACAGAAGGCGGGGAAACGGCCCAAGAGACTGGCCTCCATCGTCATAGAGTAG
- the LOC143429743 gene encoding ribosomal protein S6 kinase alpha-4 isoform X3 → MTHFDLLKVLGTGAYGKVFLVRKRTGTDAGRLYAMKVLKKASIVQRKKTTEHTKTERQVLEAVRDSPFLVTLHYAFQTDAKLHLILDYVSGGELFTHLYQREHFTEDEVRIYIGEVILALEHLHKLGIIYRDIKLENILLDREGHIVLTDFGLSKEFLPHERDSNARAYSFCGTIEYMAPEVVRGGSAGHDIAVDWWSVGVLTYELLTGASPFTVEGEKNTQQDISRRILKTDPPIPSHLSPTVRDFILRLLVKDPRQRLGGGPRDAKELKEHPFFKKAPSPFNWDALEKREIPPPFVPRITHELDTSNFSDEFTKMIAADSPAVVPPNYDKIFRGYSYVAPSILFGDNVVSKDILKEATKANTETQRPSASDVLAARFEESTFFQTYELDFREEALGDGSFSVCRKCRHRQTLQEYAVKIVSRRIDCGREANLLRTCQGHPNIVKLIEVHQDRAHTYLVMELLSGGELLRRPRPFSEQQASRIMRQLASAVRFMHSRGVVHRDLKPENIVFAHEGEDSPVNIVDFGFARIKRGCEPLHTPCFTLPYAAPEVVARQGYDQSCDLWSLGAILYSMLSGKPPFRTGSPDLATRIRAGEIDFDSESWSHVSNFAKQVAKGLLTVDPSKRLTASGLVNHPWLSESSSFDMSTSFDASTMDGSNPAPEKPEGFRLREVDGARLAQRRKLHKRSTSSSVSSSASTTSSSPSVQHLRPPSAATNPATSASPAQPSAFDFGEDKVNEYLSSLSSSSDSNSPRITQQEPAKKRRKREEDEEAKSKRHRRHVVSNEMYKNRTGPVTRSRKRKLEEQTVNGDGLTTVQPCETSHVDLREIHRKQKAGKRPKRLASIVIE, encoded by the exons ATGACGCACTTCGACTTGCTGAAGGTCCTTGGAACCGGAG CTTACGGAAAGGTGTTCCTGGTGCGAAAGAGAACCGGCACCGACGCTGGCCGGCTCTACGCCATGAAAGTCTTGAAGAAAGCGTCCATCGTGCAGAGGAAGAAGACCACCGAGCACACCAAGACCGAGAGACAAGTTCTGGAGGCGGTGCGGGACAGTCCTTTTTTAGTTACGCTGCATTACGCTTTTCAGACGGACGCGAAGCTTCATTTGATATTAG ATTATGTCAGCGGCGGCGAGCTGTTTACGCATCTGTATCAACGGGAACACTTCACCGAGGACGAAGTGCGGATTTATATCGGCGAAGTTATTTTAGCGCTAGAGCATCTGCACAAA CTGGGTATAATTTACAGGGACATTAAGCTAGAGAACATTCTGTTGGACAGAGAGGGTCATATCGTGTTAACAGATTTCGGGCTGAGCAAAGAGTTCCTGCCGCACGAAAGGGACAGCAACGCCCGTGCCTACTCCTTTTGCGGAACTATCGAGTACATGGCACCGGAAGTGGTACGAGGGGGCTCAGCGGGGCACGATATT GCGGTGGACTGGTGGAGCGTGGGCGTGCTCACGTACGAGCTACTGACCGGCGCGTCACCTTTTACGGTCGAGGGCGAGAAGAACACGCAGCAGGACATCTCGCGCCGTATCCTGAAAACGGACCCGCCGATCCCCAGCCACCTCAGCCCGACCGTTCGAGACTTCATACTGCGACTGCTGGTGAAAGACCCGCGACAAAGGCTTGGCGGCGGTCCGAGGGACGCGAAAGAACTGAAAGAACATCCGTTCTTCAAGAAAGCCCCCTCGCCATTCAACTGGGATGCCCTGGAGAAACGCGAGATACCACCACCGTTCGTTCCTCGAATCACCCACGAGCTGGACACCAGCAACTTCTCGGACGAGTTCACAAAAATGATCGCAGCAGACAGCCCAGCCGTGGTCCCGCCTAATTACGACAAGATCTTCAGGGGTTACTCGTACGTCGCGCCGTCCATTCTGTTCGGCGACAACGTGGTCAGCAAGGATATCCTGAAAGAAGCGACGAAAGCGAACACGGAGACACAGAGACCGTCAGCGTCGGACGTGCTGGCGGCCAGGTTCGAGGAGTCGACGTTCTTCCAGACCTACGAGCTGGACTTTCGCGAGGAAGCCCTGGGCGACGGTAGTTTCTCGGTCTGCCGGAAGTGCAGGCACAGGCAAACGTTGCAAGAGTACGCGGTGAAGATAGTCAGTCGCAGGATCGACTGCGGTAGGGAGGCGAACCTGTTGAGGACCTGCCAGGGCCATCCGAACATCGTGAAACTGATCGAGGTCCACCAGGACCGAGCGCACACATACCTGGTGATGGAGTTATTGTCAGGCGGGGAGCTTCTGAGAAGGCCAAGGCCATTCAGCGAGCAACAGGCCAGCAGGATAATGCGGCAGCTCGCGTCTGCGGTGCGGTTCATGCACTCGAGAGGCGTGGTACATCGTGATTTAAAGCCAGAGAACATAGTGTTCGCTCACGAGGGCGAGGACTCGCCGGTGAACATCGTGGACTTTGGCTTCGCCAGGATAAAACGTGGCTGCGAGCCGTTGCACACACCCTGTTTCACCCTCCCGTACGCGGCTCCAGAGGTGGTCGCCAGGCAAGGTTACGATCAGAGTTGCGACCTTTGGAGTCTTGGCGCGATCCTTTACTCCATGCTGTCCGGGAAACCGCCGTTCAGAACAGGCTCGCCTGACCTCGCCACAAGGATCAGAGCTGGGGAGATCGATTTCGACAGCGAATCCTGGAGTCACGTGTCCAACTTCGCTAAACAAGTAGCCAAAGGCTTACTGACCGTGGACCCTAGCAAAAGACTGACAGCCAGTGGCCTGGTGAATCATCCGTGGCTCAGCGAGTCCAGTTCGTTCGACATGTCGACGTCGTTCGACGCGAGCACGATGGACGGCTCGAATCCAGCGCCAGAGAAGCCGGAAGGATTCAGATTGCGCGAGGTAGACGGCGCTAGGCTGGCCCAGCGCAGGAAGCTGCACAAACGCTCCACTTCCAGCTCCGTGTCGTCCTCCGCGTCCACCACTTCCTCCAGTCCTTCTGTGCAGCATTTGCGACCGCCCAGCGCCGCGACCAACCCAGCAACCTCCGCGTCACCAGCGCAGCCCAGCGCGTTCGACTTTGGGGAGGATAAAGTGAACGAGTACCTCAGCTCCTTGTCCTCGTCCTCAGATTCAAACTCGCCAAGGATCACGCAACAGGAGCCAGCGAAGAAACGGCGCAAACGAGAAGAGGACGAGGAGGCGAAGTCGAAGAGGCATAGGAGGCACGTGGTGTCCAATGAGATGTACAAGAACAGAACTGGACCGGTGACCAGATCCAGGAAAAGGAAGCTCGAAGAGCAGACTGTGAACGGGGACGGGTTGACGACGGTGCAGCCCTGCGAGACGAGTCACGTGGACTTGAGGGAGATCCACAGGAAACAGAAGGCGGGGAAACGGCCCAAGAGACTGGCCTCCATCGTCATAGAGTAG